A stretch of the Sorangium aterium genome encodes the following:
- a CDS encoding GNAT family N-acetyltransferase: MHLTPSTLRGEAVVLQPLSEDQLPEIKRAALSAPDVWRFIPYSMRDAADVEKVIRLALAMQSRGEAISFGTRLASTGELVGGTSIRRVDAALPSVEVGGTWIVPAWQRTRVNTEAKLLQLTHGFEQLGCQRIELKTDVRNLRSQAAIQRIGGTREGGLRSHMRRADGSLRDSVLFSILASEWAAVKERLLARLASAEGATLAVRVAG, from the coding sequence ATGCACCTCACCCCGAGCACGCTCCGCGGCGAAGCCGTGGTGCTCCAGCCCCTGTCCGAAGATCAGCTGCCCGAGATCAAGCGGGCCGCGCTGTCCGCTCCCGACGTCTGGCGGTTCATCCCTTACTCCATGCGCGATGCGGCGGACGTCGAGAAGGTCATCCGCCTTGCGCTCGCGATGCAGAGCCGCGGAGAAGCGATCTCCTTCGGAACCCGCCTCGCGTCGACGGGCGAGCTGGTCGGCGGCACCAGCATTCGCCGGGTGGACGCCGCGCTGCCGTCCGTCGAGGTCGGCGGCACCTGGATCGTGCCAGCGTGGCAGCGCACCCGCGTCAACACGGAGGCCAAGCTGCTCCAGCTGACGCATGGCTTCGAGCAACTCGGCTGCCAGCGCATCGAGCTGAAGACCGATGTCCGCAACCTGCGCTCCCAGGCCGCCATCCAGCGCATCGGCGGGACCCGGGAGGGGGGGCTGCGGTCGCACATGCGGCGCGCCGACGGCAGCCTGCGTGACAGCGTGCTGTTCTCGATCCTGGCGAGCGAATGGGCTGCGGTGAAGGAGCGCTTGCTGGCCCGGCTGGCGAGCGCTGAGGGAGCGACGCTGGCGGTGCGGGTGGCTGGCTGA
- a CDS encoding aminotransferase-like domain-containing protein: MGPSPKPRSAVSRDGRRTRWVPVAQALRRALASGSRVAGELLPSTRELASTYGVHRQTVMVALDALCAEGLLCAEPRRGYRVAPPEPGPPAPRHEERSATRYQFRVVRDPGPPPAALGQVRYPLHAATPDPALLPLRELRASYAHVLARRGTSALHAADVDGNPALVRELLAYLRRARAVQFERLLVTCGSQEGIALAAHTLLGPGDVVAVEDPGYFPAWRAFRAAGAEVVPVPVDARGLHVGALERLLRRRRVRLVYVTPNHQYPTTVTLSAPRRRALLDLTLAHGVPILEDDYDHEYHYRGEPQPPLAASPSAPHVLYVASLSKLVAPGVRVGMVCGSSELLDVLARQRQSSVRAGDGVTQAALADWIAEGGFERHVRRARRAYAERRDAALESLARAARKVPLEVTPPDGGLAVWTLWPRHPIVELARRALVRGVAVLPGPLATLEASSAGMRLAYGRVSPAQFSAAVSILVDEAKRM; the protein is encoded by the coding sequence ATGGGTCCCTCTCCGAAGCCGCGCAGCGCCGTCTCCCGCGACGGTCGGCGCACGCGCTGGGTGCCCGTCGCGCAGGCGCTGCGCCGGGCGCTGGCGAGCGGCAGCCGCGTGGCGGGCGAGCTGCTACCGTCCACGCGCGAGCTGGCGAGCACCTATGGGGTGCACCGGCAGACGGTCATGGTGGCGCTGGACGCGCTATGCGCGGAGGGGCTGCTGTGCGCGGAGCCGCGCCGTGGCTATCGCGTCGCCCCGCCCGAGCCCGGGCCGCCTGCGCCGCGGCACGAGGAGCGCAGCGCTACGCGCTACCAGTTTCGCGTCGTGCGCGACCCCGGGCCGCCCCCCGCGGCGCTCGGCCAGGTGCGGTATCCGCTGCACGCCGCGACGCCCGATCCGGCGCTGTTGCCCCTGCGCGAGCTTCGGGCATCGTACGCGCACGTGCTCGCGCGGCGCGGCACGAGCGCGCTGCATGCTGCCGACGTGGACGGTAATCCGGCGCTCGTGCGGGAGCTGCTCGCCTACTTGCGGCGCGCGCGGGCGGTGCAGTTCGAGCGCTTGCTGGTCACGTGCGGCTCGCAGGAGGGCATCGCGCTCGCCGCGCACACCTTGCTCGGACCCGGCGATGTCGTGGCCGTGGAAGATCCAGGATACTTCCCCGCCTGGCGGGCGTTTCGAGCGGCGGGAGCCGAGGTGGTGCCCGTCCCGGTGGACGCGCGAGGCCTGCACGTCGGCGCTCTCGAGCGGCTGCTGCGGCGGCGGCGCGTCCGGCTCGTGTACGTGACGCCGAATCATCAGTATCCGACCACGGTCACGCTCTCGGCGCCGCGCCGCCGCGCGCTGCTCGACCTCACCCTCGCGCACGGCGTGCCCATCCTCGAGGACGACTACGATCACGAGTACCACTATCGCGGCGAGCCTCAGCCTCCGCTCGCCGCCAGCCCGTCAGCGCCGCACGTCCTGTACGTCGCCAGCCTCTCGAAGCTGGTCGCGCCGGGCGTTCGCGTCGGCATGGTGTGCGGCAGCAGCGAGCTGCTCGACGTGCTCGCGCGGCAGCGCCAGAGCAGCGTCAGGGCGGGGGACGGCGTGACGCAGGCAGCGCTCGCCGATTGGATCGCGGAGGGAGGCTTCGAGCGCCACGTGCGGCGTGCCCGGCGCGCCTACGCCGAGCGCCGCGACGCCGCGCTCGAGTCGCTGGCGCGCGCGGCGCGCAAGGTCCCTCTCGAGGTCACGCCTCCCGACGGAGGCCTGGCGGTCTGGACGCTCTGGCCCCGGCACCCGATCGTGGAGCTGGCGCGCCGCGCCCTGGTACGCGGCGTCGCCGTCCTGCCGGGCCCGCTCGCCACCCTCGAAGCGAGCAGCGCGGGCATGCGGCTCGCTTACGGCCGGGTCAGCCCCGCGCAGTTCAGCGCCGCGGTGAGCATCCTGGTCGACGAGGCAAAGCGGATGTGA
- a CDS encoding LysR family transcriptional regulator, giving the protein MMSLDLNAARIFVEVVTAGSFTEAAKRLEMPASTVSDRIAALEKALGVSLLTRTTRSLRLTDTGEEYFNKSAPAVRQLVDVFDETHGAQAQPSGTLRLACPAEFASREIAEAVVEYRKRFPQMNVEILIANDLVHFHRDRVDIAIRGGHLKDSSLKAKRLGLGRLILVASPKYLRQSARITGPADLRAHSCLGFLSSDKAGSETVWNLQTASGLKAKAKPKITTSTNSFGAMEELMKAHEGIGFVPENLIREAISRGKVTQVLTDWSSGPIPVHLVFPAHRTQLPKIREIIPLLTMKVSPLLSSEP; this is encoded by the coding sequence ATGATGAGCTTGGACCTGAACGCCGCGAGGATCTTCGTCGAGGTCGTCACCGCGGGCTCCTTCACCGAGGCCGCGAAGCGCTTGGAAATGCCCGCCTCCACGGTGAGCGACCGGATCGCCGCCCTGGAGAAGGCCCTGGGCGTGAGCTTGCTCACGCGGACGACGCGAAGCCTGCGCCTGACCGACACGGGCGAAGAGTACTTCAACAAGAGCGCGCCCGCGGTCCGTCAGCTCGTCGACGTGTTCGATGAGACGCACGGAGCTCAGGCGCAGCCGAGCGGAACGTTGCGCCTCGCCTGTCCCGCGGAGTTCGCCTCGCGGGAAATCGCCGAGGCCGTGGTCGAGTACCGAAAGAGATTTCCGCAGATGAACGTCGAGATCCTCATCGCGAACGATCTCGTCCATTTTCATCGGGACCGCGTCGACATCGCGATCCGCGGAGGCCACCTGAAGGACTCGAGCCTCAAAGCGAAGAGGCTGGGCCTCGGCCGTTTGATCCTGGTGGCGAGCCCGAAATACCTGCGGCAGTCCGCCCGGATCACCGGTCCGGCGGATCTGCGCGCGCACTCGTGCCTGGGTTTTCTCTCCTCGGACAAGGCCGGCTCCGAAACCGTCTGGAACCTGCAGACGGCTTCGGGCCTGAAGGCCAAAGCCAAACCAAAGATCACCACGAGCACGAATTCGTTCGGGGCGATGGAAGAGCTGATGAAGGCCCACGAGGGAATCGGCTTCGTCCCCGAGAACCTCATCCGGGAAGCCATCAGCCGCGGGAAGGTCACCCAGGTCCTCACGGACTGGTCGAGCGGCCCTATTCCGGTCCACCTCGTCTTCCCGGCGCATAGAACGCAGCTCCCCAAGATCCGAGAGATTATCCCCCTCCTGACGATGAAGGTAAGCCCTCTTCTTTCGAGCGAACCGTAG
- a CDS encoding malonic semialdehyde reductase has translation MKKILAPDALEQLFTEARSYHDWTDQDVTEDDLKTIYELFKWGPTSVNSMPARFLNIRSNEAKEKLYPALMETNRRQVKRAPATIIVAYDEKFYERLDELWPAFDVKPYFTSNLQMSHETAFRNSSLQGAYLMLAARALGFDVGPLSGFDNALVDELFFKGTSLKSNFICMIGHGKPEGLYPRGPRLDYETSVKTA, from the coding sequence ATGAAGAAGATCTTGGCGCCTGATGCCCTGGAGCAGCTCTTCACCGAGGCGCGCTCGTATCACGATTGGACGGACCAGGACGTGACCGAGGACGATCTCAAGACCATCTACGAATTGTTCAAATGGGGACCGACATCGGTGAACTCGATGCCGGCCCGCTTTCTCAACATCCGCTCGAACGAAGCGAAGGAGAAGCTCTACCCCGCTCTGATGGAGACGAACAGACGTCAGGTCAAACGCGCCCCCGCGACGATCATCGTCGCCTACGACGAAAAGTTCTACGAACGGCTCGACGAGCTGTGGCCCGCGTTTGACGTCAAACCGTACTTCACCTCGAATCTCCAGATGAGCCACGAGACGGCTTTCCGGAACAGCTCGCTGCAAGGGGCTTATCTCATGCTGGCCGCACGAGCGCTCGGGTTCGACGTCGGCCCTCTCTCGGGATTCGACAACGCGCTCGTCGACGAGCTCTTCTTCAAGGGCACCTCGCTGAAGTCGAACTTTATCTGCATGATCGGCCACGGAAAACCGGAAGGGCTCTACCCGCGCGGCCCCCGGCTCGATTATGAGACATCAGTGAAGACAGCTTGA
- a CDS encoding ADP-ribosylation family protein, which translates to MSNPEIEAALALALERWEKMFPVEDERAKLASWDPPHFVPGLGLVAAFSLFEARTNRGPSGELIVVPLARMGEPAAALDELAATLEGLRSRGVASQLDAPLEATVGLAPARYTEGMFATDELGARRRAEALASMNARFEAVATRMKEVYGLRLPRYLATFAAFWRSLDDMERQGMSHLGRSPGGIMIWFEDGGLERKTRGRLDPRLECRFRADPPELVTVMWGDSDGLHHGLWYDDPADPPTCIAHNYARDSAETWRDSEPTPLAVLAARARELISSPDEEEPAPLQVYAALAAIEWFEEADRKALAEDPPAERWLEADRIPTLGTFGPALPPGAGSIRVGSPDERVKAWKTQPPRVQKWIESAKRDCAEGRPAAALTFGLDLHWLDKEEYRDAALELLVMAYEKLGRRAHAETVKVHYAHRDLRSVGVFLRPGEEDGAP; encoded by the coding sequence ATGAGCAACCCGGAGATCGAGGCAGCGCTCGCGCTCGCGCTCGAACGCTGGGAGAAGATGTTCCCCGTCGAGGACGAGCGCGCGAAGCTCGCGAGCTGGGATCCGCCGCACTTCGTGCCGGGGCTCGGCCTCGTGGCGGCGTTCAGCCTCTTCGAAGCGCGCACGAACCGAGGGCCGTCCGGCGAGCTGATCGTCGTGCCGCTCGCGCGGATGGGCGAGCCCGCGGCGGCGCTCGACGAGCTCGCCGCGACGCTCGAGGGGCTCAGGTCTCGCGGCGTCGCCTCGCAGCTCGACGCGCCGCTCGAGGCGACGGTGGGCCTCGCGCCGGCGCGTTACACCGAGGGCATGTTCGCGACCGACGAGCTCGGGGCGCGCCGCCGCGCCGAGGCGCTCGCGTCGATGAACGCCCGCTTCGAGGCCGTGGCCACACGAATGAAAGAGGTCTATGGCCTGCGGCTGCCGCGCTACCTCGCGACCTTCGCGGCGTTCTGGCGCAGCCTCGACGACATGGAGCGGCAGGGGATGAGCCACCTGGGGCGCTCGCCGGGCGGGATCATGATCTGGTTCGAGGACGGCGGGCTCGAGCGGAAGACGCGCGGCAGGCTCGACCCGCGGCTCGAGTGCCGGTTCCGCGCCGACCCGCCCGAGCTGGTCACCGTGATGTGGGGCGACTCCGACGGGCTGCACCATGGCCTGTGGTACGACGACCCCGCGGATCCGCCGACGTGCATCGCGCACAACTACGCGCGCGACTCCGCGGAGACCTGGAGAGACAGCGAGCCCACGCCCCTCGCGGTGCTCGCCGCCCGCGCGCGCGAGCTCATCTCGAGCCCTGACGAGGAGGAGCCGGCGCCGCTGCAGGTGTACGCCGCGCTCGCCGCCATCGAATGGTTCGAGGAGGCCGACCGCAAGGCCCTCGCCGAGGACCCGCCCGCGGAACGCTGGCTCGAGGCGGATCGCATCCCGACCCTCGGCACGTTCGGGCCCGCGCTGCCGCCCGGCGCCGGGAGCATCCGCGTGGGCTCGCCCGACGAGCGCGTGAAGGCGTGGAAGACGCAGCCGCCCCGCGTGCAGAAGTGGATCGAATCGGCGAAGCGCGATTGCGCCGAGGGGCGGCCCGCGGCGGCGCTGACGTTCGGGCTCGACCTGCACTGGCTCGATAAGGAGGAATACCGCGACGCCGCGCTCGAGCTGCTGGTGATGGCGTACGAGAAGCTCGGGCGGCGCGCGCACGCGGAGACCGTGAAGGTGCATTATGCGCACCGCGATCTCCGGAGCGTGGGGGTGTTCCTCCGGCCGGGCGAGGAGGACGGCGCACCTTAG
- a CDS encoding Kelch repeat-containing protein yields MRSTWRFGAALTCGIVALPAGVAWAASTPSWEAVPSMITPRAEHSATVLQDGRVLVVGGFTEVDDGSPDAARTAVGLAAVEIYDPATRTWSPAAPLYQGRHGHAAVLLPDGQVLVAGGRIRREQSGTELSSAELYDPTNDTWTKVGYLAKPHPAPSMVLVDGRPVLVGMAWSNSLFIDELNAAVYDPTSRSWTPTALCRESTINPVSATLLHDGRVMSVGSSCSIYDLETRLWTNERRPVLSTSRYRYPDAMTLASGGVLVTGGTLSGPDPAVHAFSQVYFPQEDRWAATSGSYAPASSCGTAPSSSSIRGTRTSLLPSGKVLLTGGLETCGTYTFYGTKALFDEATLAWSSLDLESPATLARAFHSSTRLEDGSVLLAGGYVGATTPTASAVLFHERSPLGAGCATDSDCGSGSCADSVCCDARCDGPCDACAAASGASQDGACTPVTGAACDDADACIAGGVCEAGACVGGAAAPDGTPCSDGDVCSTASACVAGACEGSSLAVCLPADECHEAPACDPAAGCAAPGPALPDGTPCAFPGAEDRWQETARIDASILPGLQTTVLLDETVLVIGGAPVPGRNQTRRVWTRYDPSTGAWAPTATIDGLRSAQTPTLLPDGTVLVIGDSPFVSTDFGPAPTRRFDPATGVWTPAASTVAPRFFHTATLLQDGRVLVAGGDKPGGAGGVLVEVYDPVVDTWTARAPMNVARQNHSATLLQDGRVLVAGGADGYPPESPDHHLTSAETYDPATDTWTPVASMRWARMRHTATLLPDGRVLVAGSWGTESGKTVEIYDPSSDTWTSAAEMTTARRSPGAALFADGRVMMAGNSHDESDGALAAELYDPASDTWALGPALDVMVNDHATALLNDGRVLIAGGNAGSVVAPYQKIDHAWLYVPAQPASRGACQAGACVPGGDGTGGDGAGGGTGGDGGAGGTGTSGDGGGISAGVGGDPTGGGGANSGNGGDPTSGGGGANSGNGGDPTSGGGGANSGGGGANGGNGGDPTSGGGGANGGNGGDPTSGGGGSATGSASANATSGAGGDATSGVGTGAAAGGGGEGGAATGGDGGGASSEVGATSTTTAAGGDDASSAGTGATGAQSSGGGDLPSAGGGGGCHMTPGSQGAPAWLLALGALATARLRRRLARSSRT; encoded by the coding sequence ATGCGATCGACTTGGAGATTCGGAGCCGCCCTCACGTGCGGGATCGTGGCGCTGCCCGCGGGCGTCGCGTGGGCGGCCAGCACGCCGTCCTGGGAGGCCGTTCCCTCGATGATCACCCCTCGGGCCGAGCACTCGGCCACGGTGCTTCAGGACGGCCGTGTGCTCGTCGTGGGTGGATTCACGGAGGTGGACGACGGGTCGCCGGACGCAGCGCGCACGGCGGTGGGCCTCGCGGCGGTCGAGATCTACGACCCCGCGACCAGGACGTGGTCGCCTGCGGCGCCGCTCTACCAGGGTCGGCACGGTCACGCGGCCGTCCTCCTGCCGGACGGACAGGTCCTCGTGGCGGGCGGCCGGATCAGACGCGAGCAGAGCGGGACAGAGCTCAGCTCGGCGGAGCTGTATGACCCGACGAACGACACCTGGACCAAGGTGGGGTACCTGGCCAAGCCCCACCCCGCGCCCTCGATGGTGCTCGTCGACGGCAGGCCCGTGCTGGTCGGCATGGCCTGGTCCAACTCGCTGTTCATCGACGAGCTGAACGCGGCCGTCTACGATCCGACGTCGCGCTCCTGGACGCCAACGGCCTTGTGCCGCGAGTCGACGATCAACCCGGTGAGCGCGACGCTGCTCCATGACGGGCGGGTGATGTCGGTCGGGAGCAGCTGCAGCATCTATGACCTGGAGACCCGGCTCTGGACCAACGAGCGCAGGCCTGTCCTGTCGACGTCGAGGTACAGGTACCCTGACGCGATGACGCTCGCGAGCGGCGGTGTCCTCGTCACGGGAGGCACCCTCTCCGGTCCCGACCCGGCGGTCCACGCCTTCTCGCAGGTCTACTTCCCCCAGGAGGACCGCTGGGCGGCGACGTCCGGGTCCTATGCTCCGGCCTCGTCGTGCGGGACGGCCCCGAGCTCGAGCAGCATCCGGGGGACGCGCACATCGCTGCTCCCGAGCGGGAAGGTGCTGCTGACCGGAGGCCTGGAGACCTGCGGCACGTACACGTTCTACGGGACGAAGGCGCTCTTCGACGAGGCGACCCTCGCCTGGTCGAGCCTCGACCTGGAGTCGCCGGCCACCCTGGCGCGCGCGTTCCACTCCTCGACGCGCCTCGAGGACGGCAGCGTGCTCCTCGCCGGCGGGTACGTCGGCGCCACGACCCCGACGGCGTCGGCCGTGCTCTTCCACGAGCGCTCGCCGCTCGGCGCGGGCTGCGCGACGGACAGCGACTGTGGCAGCGGCTCCTGCGCGGACTCGGTGTGCTGCGACGCGCGCTGCGACGGCCCCTGCGACGCCTGCGCGGCCGCGTCGGGCGCATCGCAGGACGGCGCCTGCACGCCGGTCACGGGCGCCGCCTGTGACGACGCGGACGCGTGCATCGCGGGCGGCGTCTGCGAGGCGGGCGCGTGCGTCGGGGGCGCGGCGGCGCCGGACGGGACGCCATGCAGCGACGGCGACGTGTGCTCGACGGCGAGCGCCTGCGTGGCCGGCGCCTGCGAGGGGTCGAGCCTCGCGGTGTGCCTGCCCGCCGACGAGTGCCACGAGGCGCCGGCGTGCGACCCCGCGGCCGGGTGCGCGGCGCCCGGACCCGCGCTGCCGGACGGCACCCCCTGCGCTTTCCCGGGCGCCGAGGATCGGTGGCAGGAGACGGCGCGGATCGACGCCTCCATCCTCCCCGGGTTGCAGACCACGGTCCTCCTGGACGAGACGGTCCTCGTCATCGGCGGGGCCCCGGTGCCCGGCCGGAACCAAACTCGGCGTGTCTGGACTCGCTACGATCCGAGCACGGGCGCGTGGGCGCCGACCGCGACGATCGACGGCCTGCGGAGCGCGCAGACACCCACATTGCTTCCGGACGGGACGGTCCTGGTGATCGGCGACAGCCCGTTCGTGAGCACCGACTTTGGCCCTGCGCCGACGAGGCGATTCGACCCGGCGACGGGCGTGTGGACGCCGGCCGCGTCCACGGTCGCGCCGCGCTTCTTTCACACCGCCACGCTGCTTCAGGACGGCCGGGTGCTCGTCGCCGGCGGCGACAAGCCCGGCGGTGCCGGTGGTGTCCTGGTCGAGGTCTACGATCCGGTCGTGGACACGTGGACCGCGAGGGCGCCCATGAACGTCGCGCGCCAGAACCATTCGGCGACGCTGCTCCAGGACGGCCGGGTCCTCGTCGCGGGCGGCGCTGACGGGTATCCCCCCGAGAGCCCGGATCACCACCTGACGAGCGCGGAGACGTACGATCCGGCGACCGACACGTGGACGCCCGTCGCCTCGATGCGCTGGGCTCGCATGCGGCACACGGCGACGCTGCTTCCGGACGGCCGGGTGCTGGTGGCCGGAAGCTGGGGTACCGAGAGCGGCAAGACGGTCGAGATCTACGATCCTTCGAGCGATACGTGGACCTCGGCGGCGGAGATGACGACGGCGCGGAGATCTCCTGGAGCGGCGCTCTTCGCCGACGGTAGGGTCATGATGGCGGGCAACTCGCATGACGAAAGCGACGGCGCCCTCGCCGCCGAGCTCTACGATCCGGCGAGCGACACCTGGGCGCTCGGGCCGGCGCTGGACGTGATGGTCAACGACCACGCGACGGCGCTGCTCAACGATGGCCGTGTCCTGATCGCCGGCGGCAACGCCGGTTCTGTGGTCGCGCCTTACCAGAAGATCGACCATGCGTGGCTCTACGTCCCGGCGCAGCCCGCGTCGCGCGGGGCGTGCCAGGCGGGCGCCTGCGTGCCGGGTGGAGACGGCACAGGCGGAGACGGCGCGGGCGGCGGCACAGGCGGCGACGGCGGGGCGGGCGGCACGGGCACAAGCGGTGATGGCGGTGGAATCAGCGCTGGCGTCGGCGGCGACCCAACCGGCGGAGGCGGCGCGAACAGCGGTAACGGCGGCGACCCAACCAGCGGTGGCGGCGGCGCGAACAGCGGTAACGGCGGCGACCCGACCAGCGGTGGCGGCGGCGCGAACAGCGGTGGCGGCGGCGCGAACGGCGGTAACGGCGGCGACCCGACCAGCGGTGGCGGCGGCGCGAACGGCGGTAACGGTGGCGACCCGACCAGCGGTGGCGGCGGTAGCGCAACCGGCAGTGCCAGCGCAAATGCAACCAGTGGCGCCGGCGGCGATGCGACCAGCGGCGTCGGCACCGGCGCAGCCGCCGGTGGCGGTGGCGAAGGCGGCGCTGCCACCGGCGGCGACGGCGGAGGTGCCAGCAGTGAAGTTGGCGCCACATCCACCACGACCGCCGCCGGCGGCGATGACGCCAGCAGCGCCGGCACCGGCGCAACCGGCGCGCAGAGCAGCGGCGGCGGCGACCTCCCGAGCGCAGGAGGGGGCGGCGGCTGCCACATGACGCCAGGCAGCCAGGGCGCGCCGGCCTGGCTGCTCGCCCTCGGGGCGCTCGCCACCGCGCGGCTGCGCCGGCGCCTCGCGAGGTCCAGCCGCACCTGA
- a CDS encoding RNA polymerase sigma factor, with product MWNAHAPKVFRIVARVLGPGADAEDVTQEVFVRVFSRVSGLRDPDALGSFVFSVTVRLLKWELRRRRVRRILQLTDTAELPEQAVEPADSEAREALGRLYAILDTLSADDRTAFVLRHMEGMSLPEIAEATGISLATVKRRLSRATERVSSQVEKDTSLAAYCMRAEAQDDS from the coding sequence GTGTGGAACGCACATGCGCCCAAGGTGTTCCGGATCGTCGCGCGCGTGCTCGGGCCCGGCGCGGATGCAGAGGACGTGACCCAGGAGGTCTTTGTTCGCGTGTTCTCCAGAGTATCCGGGCTGAGAGACCCCGATGCGCTGGGGAGCTTCGTGTTCTCGGTGACCGTTCGACTCCTGAAATGGGAGCTCCGCCGCAGGCGCGTGAGGCGCATCCTCCAGCTCACGGACACTGCCGAGCTCCCGGAACAGGCGGTCGAGCCGGCGGACAGCGAGGCGCGCGAGGCGCTGGGCCGCCTCTATGCGATCCTCGACACGCTGAGCGCAGACGACCGGACCGCGTTCGTGCTCCGCCACATGGAGGGGATGAGCCTGCCGGAGATCGCGGAGGCTACAGGGATATCGCTGGCCACCGTGAAGCGCAGGCTCAGCCGGGCAACGGAGCGCGTGTCGTCCCAGGTCGAGAAGGACACGTCCCTCGCCGCTTACTGCATGAGAGCGGAGGCGCAGGATGACTCTTGA
- a CDS encoding FecR domain-containing protein has protein sequence MTLDEEKDPALGPEAARAVELARRSLGAMSPQQRVQGLLRVTERTARRPGFRLSPLRAGALALAAAAAVLLGVNVWQRGARSDRLSYEVEGGAVQQDGSVQADTSSRPKVRFSDGTEVQLAEMARAHIVSVDEQGARVALDRGEVHARVVHRSEAQWLFDAGPFLVTVTGTAFALSWAPEDERLDLRLENGAVIVSGPLSGKPIAVRAGQWLTLRQRTGEVLLRDLDLQQGAEASPAPAPAPPDRAEEPSAAPVPDPPGTPAGPTAAALSAEPRRDWAGKLAAGKLDAIVDEAQRRGLGVSLAESSNEELSVLADAARYTRRNDVARQALLAQRRRFPATQRGKEAAFLLGRLAEAQEGGAAALAWFETYLKEAPQGAYASEALGRKMVIVQRLHGDAEAEAVARAYLSRFPGGTYAQAARALARTP, from the coding sequence ATGACTCTTGACGAGGAGAAGGACCCGGCGCTCGGCCCGGAGGCCGCGCGCGCGGTCGAGCTGGCTCGCCGGTCGCTCGGCGCGATGTCGCCCCAGCAGCGTGTCCAGGGGCTGCTCCGCGTGACGGAGCGGACGGCGAGGCGCCCGGGCTTCCGCCTGTCGCCCCTCCGGGCCGGAGCGCTCGCGCTCGCAGCGGCCGCCGCGGTCCTTCTCGGCGTCAACGTGTGGCAGCGAGGAGCGCGCTCCGATCGGCTCTCCTACGAGGTGGAGGGCGGCGCCGTGCAGCAGGACGGCTCCGTCCAGGCGGACACGTCGAGCCGTCCGAAGGTCCGGTTCTCCGATGGCACCGAGGTGCAGCTCGCCGAGATGGCGCGCGCGCACATCGTGTCGGTGGACGAGCAGGGCGCCAGGGTCGCCCTCGACCGGGGAGAGGTCCACGCGCGCGTGGTCCATCGGTCGGAGGCGCAGTGGCTGTTCGACGCGGGGCCGTTCCTCGTGACTGTGACCGGGACGGCCTTCGCGCTTTCCTGGGCGCCGGAGGACGAGCGCCTCGATCTGCGGCTCGAGAACGGCGCCGTCATCGTCAGCGGACCGCTGTCCGGCAAGCCGATCGCGGTGCGCGCCGGGCAGTGGCTGACCCTGCGGCAGCGCACGGGAGAGGTCCTCCTGCGCGATCTCGATCTTCAGCAAGGCGCGGAGGCGTCGCCGGCGCCCGCCCCGGCGCCGCCCGACCGCGCCGAGGAGCCCAGCGCAGCGCCGGTTCCGGATCCGCCCGGGACCCCCGCGGGCCCGACCGCGGCGGCGCTCTCGGCCGAGCCGAGGCGCGACTGGGCCGGGAAGCTCGCGGCGGGGAAGCTCGACGCCATCGTCGACGAGGCGCAGCGCCGCGGGCTCGGCGTCTCGCTCGCGGAGAGCAGCAACGAGGAGCTCTCGGTCCTCGCGGACGCGGCGCGGTACACGAGGCGGAACGACGTCGCGCGGCAGGCGCTCCTCGCCCAGCGCCGGCGCTTTCCGGCGACGCAACGGGGCAAGGAGGCGGCGTTCCTGCTCGGCCGCCTCGCGGAGGCCCAGGAGGGAGGCGCCGCGGCGCTCGCCTGGTTCGAGACCTACCTCAAGGAGGCTCCGCAGGGGGCTTATGCCTCCGAAGCGCTCGGGCGAAAGATGGTGATCGTGCAGCGGCTCCACGGCGACGCGGAGGCCGAGGCCGTCGCGCGGGCGTACCTGAGCCGGTTCCCGGGCGGAACCTACGCGCAGGCGGCGCGGGCCCTCGCTCGAACGCCGTGA
- a CDS encoding RICIN domain-containing protein has protein sequence MPDAADLSTGTSYTLVGVQSGRCVDVDAAVDTADDLVLQLWDCNGGTNQHFRFEAVDGGYYRIRSVRSDKCLDVRGGSTADGAFIVQLTCNGNPGQQWSVTDLGGGAVRITSRLSGKVIDAHGSPPTDRTALFQTASSGGSSQLFTLNPVGTGADAGAGTTGEPEP, from the coding sequence GTGCCAGACGCAGCGGACCTCTCGACGGGCACCAGCTACACCCTGGTCGGCGTCCAGAGCGGGCGCTGCGTGGACGTCGACGCCGCGGTAGATACGGCCGACGACCTCGTCCTGCAGCTCTGGGATTGCAACGGCGGCACCAACCAGCACTTCCGCTTCGAGGCGGTGGACGGCGGGTATTACCGGATCCGCAGCGTCAGGAGCGACAAGTGCCTCGACGTCCGCGGCGGGTCGACCGCCGACGGCGCGTTCATCGTCCAGCTCACCTGCAACGGCAATCCCGGCCAGCAATGGTCCGTCACCGATCTCGGCGGCGGTGCCGTCCGCATCACGTCGCGCCTCAGCGGCAAGGTCATCGACGCTCACGGCTCCCCGCCGACCGACCGCACCGCCCTCTTCCAGACGGCTTCCAGCGGCGGCAGCAGCCAGCTGTTCACGCTGAACCCGGTCGGAACCGGCGCCGACGCCGGTGCGGGCACCACCGGCGAACCGGAGCCGTGA